One segment of Lachancea thermotolerans CBS 6340 chromosome E complete sequence DNA contains the following:
- a CDS encoding inositol oxygenase (conserved hypothetical protein) has product MKAPVNSKVIRTNEGHLLELMDEDVQSVNAFKTRLKFSREKRDRSDDIDEVTASKHQKPNQTQSSGDVLTVSEDDFRQYHQAKSRVRDFYRDQHEKQTMAYNLQARVNFKTKTRARMTIWEALCKLSMLIDDSDPDTELSQIDHALQTAEAIRSDGKPRWMQLVGLIHDLGKILYFFDSEGQWDVVGDTFPMGCYFADEIIFREFFDGNPDTKHPIYSTKLGIYEKNCGLSSVMISWGHDEYMYYIAKSQSTLNEKALAMIRYHSFYPWHREGAYRYLMSDEDYEMLREVQEFNKYDLYSKSLKKYDIEELKPYYLELIDEFFPTKHVEF; this is encoded by the coding sequence ATGAAGGCACCTGTTAACAGTAAGGTTATTCGCACAAATGAAGGACATCTCCTGGAACTCATGGATGAAGATGTTCAGTCTGTCAACGCTTTTAAGACCAGGCTGAAATTTTCGCGGGAAAAACGGGACCGTAGCGATGACATTGATGAAGTCACTGCATCTAAACATCAAAAGCCTAACCAGACACAGAGCTCTGGTGATGTACTCACAGTTAGCGAGGATGATTTCAGGCAATATCATCAAGCCAAAAGCCGCGTACGGGATTTTTACAGAGATCAGCATGAAAAACAGACAATGGCCTACAACCTACAAGCTAGGgtcaacttcaagactAAGACTCGGGCTCGCATGACAATCTGGGAAGCCCTATGCAAGTTAAGCATGTTGATTGACGACTCAGATCCTGACACTGAGCTATCTCAGATCGACCACGCATTACAAACAGCAGAAGCCATACGTTCGGACGGAAAACCACGGTGGATGCAGTTAGTAGGCCTCATCCATGACCTGGGCAAGATCCtgtatttttttgacagCGAAGGCCAGTGGGACGTAGTGGGGGACACGTTCCCAATGGGCTGCTATTTTGCGGACGAGATAATTTTCCGCGAGTTCTTCGATGGAAATCCGGACACTAAGCATCCTATATACTCTACCAAGTTGGGCATTTACGAGAAGAATTGCGGCTTGAGTTCTGTGATGATATCGTGGGGGCATGACGAGTACATGTACTATATTGCAAAGTCTCAATCTACCCTTAACGAAAAGGCCCTGGCTATGATACGATATCATTCATTCTACCCATGGCATCGCGAAGGAGCTTACCGTTACTTGATGAGCGATGAAGATTACGAAATGCTCAGGGAAGTTCAAGAGTTCAACAAGTATGACTTATACTCTAAGAGTTTAAAGAAGTACGAcattgaagagctcaaacCCTACTACCTTGAACTCATTGATGAGTTTTTTCCGACCAAACATGTAGAATTCTGA
- the SCW11 gene encoding putative glucan endo-1,3-beta-D-glucosidase (similar to uniprot|P53189 Saccharomyces cerevisiae YGL028C SCW11 Cell wall protein with similarity to glucanases), which yields MISTRLGSLFILCCVLLTKHMSVALPVLKQLPKRQIVTRMHTASTTNTVTDFYSTTTEIEVAPTVEFIISGDQTFTSTLPRADGSTPTGSPLTTIIISASVNRQVDVASQPSSGCATTIKTGTPRGTLTVSAIQTSEAASNLENANSQQQPSTWSASAAVSTEIQSTSGNAVSSSVQDNAYSASVVNSSGPAVSSSNELTTSTSGTEQVSSSATSESTATFAAPSNEQTTIGSSEQITLASSTAQPTVSTSSSQFSSSLATSSPPASSPATSSPEASSPATSSPAISSTTSLTTTSSSTTSVSVSTASATSSGDLTCAPTALAYSPYNNDNSCKDSDSVYKDLTLIKSKGVSQIRLYGTDCNSLETVTSAAKTLGLTINQGLWISPSGVDSIDDAVQDIISYGQSNGWDVFDILTIGNEAILNGYCSVSDLLAKISSVRSKFENAGFGGKFTTSEPPVTFQNNPDLCTKANIDFIGINSHPYFDVNSSADSAGTFVKGQLEMIQELCGTQNVVVTETGYPSAGIQNGGNNPSIENQIKAVQNILNEMNQDVTVLSTYNDYWKDPGSYGIEQSFGIIQLLPSA from the coding sequence ATGATATCTACTAGACTTGGATCGCTTTTCATATTATGCTGCGTCCTACTGACCAAGCACATGTCAGTCGCTTTGCCTGTGCTGAAGCAACTACCAAAGAGGCAGATTGTCACCAGAATGCATACCGCAAGCACCACCAACACTGTAACAGACTTTTACTCCACGACTACTGAAATTGAAGTCGCGCCAACTGTTGAATTTATTATCAGCGGTGACCAAACTTTCACTTCAACTCTTCCACGCGCGGATGGCTCCACTCCAACTGGGAGCCCTCTAACTACAATCATCATAAGCGCCTCGGTGAATCGCCAAGTGGACGTTGCCTCACAGCCTTCCTCCGGATGCGCTACTACTATCAAAACTGGTACTCCTCGTGGAACTTTGACTGTTTCTGCCATTCAAACATCCGAAGCAGCATCTAACTTGGAAAACGCGAACAGCCAGCAACAACCCTCCACTTGGTCCGCTTCTGCTGCCGTGTCCACCGAGATTCAGTCCACTTCAGGTAATGCTGTCTCCTCCAGCGTTCAAGATAATGCCTATAGTGCTTCTGTTGTAAATTCCTCTGGTCCGGCTGTATCCTCAAGCAATGAGCTAACAACCTCTACATCTGGTACTGAGCAAGTTTCCTCTTCAGCAACAAGCGAGTCAACTGCGACATTTGCAGCGCCTAGTAACGAACAAACAACAATAGGGTCATCGGAACAAATCACATTAGCTTCCAGCACCGCTCAACCCACTGTGTCGACTTCCTCTTCGCAGTTTTCATCTTCACTAGCGACGTCATCACCTCCAGCGTCCTCACCAGCGACATCATCGCCTGAAGCATCATCGCCTGCCACATCATCGCCTGCAATTTCTTCGACAACATCTTTGACTACGACATCTTCATCTACTACTTCTGTCTCAGTGTCTACAGCTTCcgcaacttcttcaggcgATCTAACATGCGCTCCAACTGCCTTGGCGTACTCACCTTACAATAACGACAATAGCTGCAAAGACTCGGATTCAGTTTACAAGGATTTGACTTTAATTAAGTCCAAGGGTGTTTCTCAGATCAGACTTTATGGAACTGACTGCAACTCTCTCGAAACAGTGACATCTGCTGCTAAGACTTTGGGGTTGACTATAAACCAAGGGCTGTGGATCTCTCCAAGTGGCGTCGACTCCATTGATGATGCGGTGCAAGACATTATTTCCTATGGTCAGAGCAACGGCTGGGACGTTTTCGACATCCTGACCATCGGAAATGAAGCTATTTTGAACGGATACTGCTCAGTTAGCGATCTTTTGGCCAAGATTTCATCTGTGAGATCGAAATTTGAGAACGCTGGCTTTGGCGGTAAGTTCACGACAAGTGAGCCACCAGTCACTTTCCAAAACAATCCAGATCTATGTACAAAGGCCAATATTGATTTTATTGGCATCAACTCTCATCCTTACTTTGATGTAAACTCTTCGGCGGATTCCGCCGGCACCTTTGTTAAAGGACAACTCGAAATGAttcaagagctttgtgGGACCCAAAATGTTGTTGTCACAGAAACAGGATACCCATCCGCTGGCATTCAAAACGGTGGCAACAACCCAAGCATCGAAAACCAAATTAAAGCGGTCCAAAATATTCTTAACGAGATGAATCAAGATGTTACTGTTTTGTCTACGTATAACGATTACTGGAAAGACCCAGGCTCCTACGGAATTGAGCAAAGTTTTGGTATAATCCAACTTCTACCATCCGCTTAG
- the CWH41 gene encoding mannosyl-oligosaccharide glucosidase (similar to uniprot|P53008 Saccharomyces cerevisiae YGL027C CWH41 Processing alpha glucosidase I involved in assembly of cell wall beta 1 6 glucan and asparagine-linked protein glycosylation ER type II integral membrane N-glycoprotein disruption leads to a K1 killer toxin-resistant phenotype): protein MLLRLLVVFALTLFEAHAETQGLFSDDVEEFERSTNQSLLWAPYRSNCYFGVRPRFINENPLMMGLMWFDASHAQGISSLRHFVEQNDRLEKYGYELYDPRIGGKEAIIDRENNLNLTIHFVKSKDGENWAVRVSGSPLDSSKLSASSLVVYLSQNGPGGRLESEHGKTSTEKRIELKGSAPELGDYEITIEDISGQHYKRGPALGPDIDGSKTSHMSLTVPGDQVWKARDIFQSLLTDSIQNIITSGIPMDALSIPSALMIRNIHNFPPGNFHFVQKTFDLAEPFEFDIIFNNKASRQPIGSSAEVSNLISWSTNELKARFDSKFDIKDSSLKQFAQETLANLLGGIGYFHGTQLVDRSTEFDEEQFNKIELRAPREEGPIQLFSSVPSRAFFPRGFYWDEGFHMLQVMEYDFDLVLEILQSWFLLIEDDSGWVGRELILGSEARSKVPEEFQVQNPNIANPPTLLLCFSEMLTRAQEFQDSIAGGAEESSITPSSTEELLKRPELLMSFAEKVYPKLLKHYEWWTGSQRGFTEEYSEVLQDGFHPNEAFRWVGRTFTHCLPSGLDDYPRAQPPDVAELHLDALSWAGIMSRSMKQIADVLNMADEVDKFSKIEQNIIENLDTIHWNADQKCYCDVTIDDDFDELRRFVCHEGYVTLLPFALKLVPRDSDKLQHYVELMGDTDKLFSDFGVLSLSKQDEYFETGEAYWRGPVWINMNYLLLDSLLYYFQGGGENQDTATAERARAVYSDLRKNLIANMHRVWSEKGYVYENYNQRTGNGSGVQHFTGWSALIVNIMGRLPVTL from the coding sequence ATGCTTTTAAGGCTTCTGGTCGTGTTTGCTCTTACTCTTTTCGAGGCACACGCTGAGACGCAGGGCTTGTTCAGTGATGACGTGGAGGAGTTCGAAAGGTCTACAAACCAGTCTCTTCTGTGGGCTCCGTACCGCTCGAATTGCTACTTCGGGGTGAGACCCAGGTTCATCAATGAGAACCCTCTTATGATGGGGCTCATGTGGTTTGACGCTTCACATGCCCAGGGAATCAGTAGCCTCCGCCActttgttgaacaaaacgACCGGCTAGAGAAGTATGGCTACGAGTTGTACGATCCAAGGATAGGAGGTAAGGAAGCTATCATCGATAGAGAAAATAACCTCAATCTTACGATCCATTTTGTGAAAAGCAAAGACGGCGAAAATTGGGCTGTAAGAGTGTCAGGGAGTCCTTTGGACTCATCCAAATTGAGCGCATCTTCCCTGGTAGTCTACCTAAGCCAAAACGGCCCAGGAGGGCGCTTGGAATCGGAGCACGGCAAAACATCAACTGAAAAACGCATTGAATTGAAAGGCTCTGCTCCAGAGTTGGGAGACTACGAAATAACTATCGAGGATATCTCTGGCCAACACTACAAAAGAGGCCCAGCGTTGGGGCCTGATATAGATGGCTCGAAAACATCACACATGTCTTTAACAGTGCCAGGTGACCAAGTGTGGAAAGCGCGCgacatctttcaaagtttaCTGACGGATTCAATACAGAACATCATAACCAGTGGAATCCCCATGGATGCTTTGTCAATCCCCTCTGCGTTAATGATCAGGAACATTCATAACTTTCCACCTGGAAACTTTCATTTTGTCCAGAAAACCTTTGATCTTGCGGAGCCCTTTGAATTTGACAttattttcaacaacaaagcTAGCAGACAGCCCATTGGCTCTAGCGCCGAAGTGTCTAACTTAATATCTTGGAGCACTAATGAGCTCAAAGCGCGCTTTGACAGCAAGTTCGATATCAAGGACTCGTCCTTGAAGCAATTTGCGCAAGAAACCCTAGCAAATTTACTGGGAGGAATAGGATACTTTCATGGGACCCAGCTGGTAGATCGATCCACAGAATTTGACGAAGAGCAGTTTAATAAAATCGAACTGCGAGCACCTCGCGAGGAGGGTCCCATACAGCTTTTCAGCTCTGTACCTAGCAGGGCATTCTTCCCTCGAGGCTTCTATTGGGACGAGGGTTTCCATATGTTACAAGTTATGGAATATGATTTTGATCTCGTCTTAGAGATTCTGCAAAGTTGGTTTCTACTAATCGAAGATGACAGCGGCTGGGTTGGCCGTGAGCTTATTTTAGGCAGTGAAGCGCGGAGCAAAGTCCCAGAAGagtttcaagttcaaaaccCAAATATTGCCAATCCCCCAACTTTACTGCTTTGTTTTAGTGAGATGCTTACCCGTGCTCAGGAGTTTCAGGACTCTATCGCAGGCGGCGCCGAAGAGTCATCAATCACACCTTCAAGTACTGAAGAGTTGTTGAAGCGCCCGGAATTGTTAATGTCCTTCGCTGAAAAAGTGTACccaaagctgttgaaacATTACGAATGGTGGACCGGAAGCCAGCGTGGTTTCACAGAAGAATATTCTGAAGTACTGCAAGATGGGTTTCATCCAAACGAAGCTTTCAGGTGGGTTGGGAGGACTTTCACCCATTGCCTCCCTAGCGGCCTCGATGATTACCCACGCGCGCAGCCGCCGGATGTTGCCGAATTGCATTTGGACGCACTTTCTTGGGCTGGAATTATGTCAAGGTCTATGAAGCAGATAGCTGATGTGCTCAACATGGCCGACGAGGTTGacaagttttccaaaattgaacaaaacaTCATAGAAAACCTGGATACCATACATTGGAACGCAGACCAGAAGTGCTACTGTGACGTGACTATTGATGACGATTTCGACGAGTTGCGCCGATTTGTGTGCCATGAGGGATATGTAACACTTCTACCTTTTGCGTTGAAGCTCGTTCCGAGAGACTCGGATAAACTACAGCACTACGTCGAACTCATGGGCGATACCGACAAGTTGTTTAGCGACTTTGGTGTTCTTTCACTATCAAAACAGGACGAATATTTTGAAACGGGCGAAGCTTATTGGAGGGGTCCTGTTTGGATAAACATGAACTACCTCTTGTTGGACAGTTTACTGTACTACTTCCAAGGTGGTGGCGAAAATCAAGACACAGCGACTGCCGAACGGGCAAGGGCTGTCTACTCAGACCTCAGGAAAAACCTGATAGCTAACATGCATCGTGTTTGGTCTGAAAAAGGCTATGTTTACGAAAACTACAACCAGCGTACAGGCAACGGCTCTGGAGTGCAGCACTTCACAGGCTGGAGTGCTTTGATTGTTAATATTATGGGACGCCTGCCGGTAACGCTCTGA
- the RRN6 gene encoding Rrn6p (weakly similar to uniprot|P32786 Saccharomyces cerevisiae YBL014C RRN6 involved in the transcription of 35S rRNA genes by RNA polymerase I member of yeast Pol I core factor (CF) also composed of Rrn11p Rrn7p and TATA-binding protein), giving the protein MERIQILPFKKNVGVQLGVGIRNSALYLPSTSLQGHKGENWLYGGDTGDQQIPILELDVKSQEPLVDFRSETQDLTNATDDTGTTHESDITSDLSDSEFNSSRIYQFGPEALGSSDLDSPGLINLFRNVNLSSEPGYEAKSDTPIAAQEYVPRNVLNSVEGSGVRANNAGVQGNSHDYWNPAQASDGSKPPLHSIDPTDLESVAIGLVHTTADLRMNKDARHVISYSSGDTGSVLNLALLMQSDAPGLCCSSELLSINLNSRVKNIKFPTLSPSFGRSSDTLAALTENGLTVLRIKSIDDHTGKLAAEAPISLGFSSLEDFPFADVSFNPWDINEFAIIDVKGNWCIGTRIKRGARESRLRLSSNKRGTLYDPEELSSWRRLEWGSEYFRLIAVSRGRLVEIDLNNRSQLEIIQAKSWSSLRDYKRIDEQFSLITTSKEVIFVNLRSSNIERILSWKHDLNPDDTTLKSEVCRIVKSSDKEHFFVFIYSRSTTQVWLHFFYRNGSAFQSTGDSSLLEFGPLQGGFSTLIISQLDHSKTVSSEENSDHVHLFAAARDATSNVIWKYAILAREFRSKVTGGQPTMTLLNEDVSDVQVGSKQDFVGLHPFLPIPSAGHDMTKDIEAFQQYGYQISEGMNKQLGQWTIGLDGESLSNQCKSVALDDLATPIGYIESMEEFGSLLQQFKDHYKDHDVWFADMPTLSTALLKEPVVDLGVLYNKLLQCWDFGVEGEECITRDILKGIVMKNTGICSVSALSSMITLAYEQLGQESQNLIDVWDKPDPIEEDNTVPQQYSSLFQNHSQASQIPPSIKSSQHSPPKARKLRGRSPRVSSQSVSQPVPSTSNASGNTPHTLKTHASNVLPDTMTPAFTLSSASQHVPTLSQSQNSQRQRKKKKRLGGFG; this is encoded by the coding sequence ATGGAAAGGATACAGATTCTGCCATTCAAGAAGAACGTTGGAGTTCAACTTGGTGTGGGAATCAGAAACTCCGCGTTATACCTGCCATCCACCAGCTTACAAGGGCATAAAGGCGAGAATTGGTTATATGGTGGTGACACTGGAGATCAACAGATTCCcattcttgaacttgatgtTAAGTCACAGGAGCCCTTGGTTGACTTCAGAAGTGAGACCCAAGACCTAACAAACGCTACCGATGATACCGGGACCACTCACGAAAGTGACATTACAAGCGATTTAAGTGATAGTGAGTTCAATTCTTCTCGGATTTATCAATTTGGGCCGGAAGCCCTTGGTTCTAGCGATCTTGACAGTCCTGGGCTTATAAATTTGTTTCGAAACGTTAATCTGTCTTCGGAGCCTGGTTACGAAGCAAAGTCGGATACTCCCATTGCCGCTCAGGAATATGTTCCCAGAAACGTTCTAAATTCAGTTGAAGGTTCTGGTGTGCGCGCAAATAATGCGGGAGTTCAAGGCAACAGTCATGACTATTGGAACCCTGCTCAGGCCTCGGACGGCTCTAAACCACCTCTACACTCTATAGATCCTACTGATCTCGAAAGTGTCGCAATTGGTCTTGTTCACACAACTGCAGATTTGCGAATGAACAAGGACGCGCGCCACGTAATCAGCTACTCATCGGGAGATACTGGAAGCGTTTTAAATCTCGCTTTGTTGATGCAATCAGATGCGCCGGGCTTGTGCTGTTCGAGCGAACTCCTGAGTATTAACCTAAATTCGCGAGTTAAGAATATAAAGTTCCCAACTCTTTCGCCTTCTTTCGGCAGGTCATCGGATACACTGGCGGCTTTGACTGAAAATGGACTTACTGTCTTGAGGATCAAATCAATTGACGATCACACAGGTAAGCTGGCTGCAGAGGCGCCTATATCTTTAGGATTCAGTTCACTTGAAGATTTTCCCTTCGCTGATGTTTCTTTTAACCCGTGGGACATCAATGAATTTGCAATTATTGATGTGAAAGGGAACTGGTGCATTGGTACTAGGATCAAAAGAGGAGCCAGAGAGTCAAGGCTTCGgctttcttcaaacaaGCGAGGAACCCTGTACGACCcagaagagctttcttcatGGAGGCGGTTGGAGTGGGGCTCTGAATACTTTCGCCTCATAGCCGTGAGCAGAGGAAGGCttgttgaaattgattTAAACAACCGTTCGCAGTTGGAAATTATCCAAGCAAAATCTTGGTCGTCATTAAGGGACTATAAGCGTATAGACGAACAGTTCTCACTCATCacaacaagcaaagaagTTATTTTTGtcaatttgagaagcagCAACATAGAGCGCATCCTTTCATGGAAACATGACTTGAATCCCGATGATACCACGTTAAAGAGTGAGGTTTGTCGGATTGTTAAATCCAGCGATAAAGAGCActttttcgttttcataTACTCAAGGTCGACTACTCAGGTTTGGTTACATTTCTTTTACCGCAATGGTTCCGCATTTCAATCCACAGGTGATTCGTCTCTGCTTGAGTTTGGACCTTTACAAGGAGGCTTTAGCACCCTAATCATTTCACAATTAGACCACAGTAAAACTGTCTCTTCCGAAGAGAATAGTGACCATGTCCACCTCTTCGCTGCAGCAAGAGATGCGACAAGCAACGTCATTTGGAAATATGCGATTTTGGCGCGAGAATTTAGGTCAAAGGTGACTGGGGGCCAACCAACGATGACTTTACTGAATGAAGATGTCAGTGATGTCCAAGTTGGTTCTAAGCAAGACTTTGTCGGCTTGCACCCATTCTTGCCCATTCCTTCCGCAGGTCATGATATGACGAAAGATATTgaggcttttcaacaatatGGTTATCAAATATCCGAAGGAATGAACAAACAGCTTGGGCAGTGGACAATAGGATTAGATGGTGAAAGTTTGTCAAATCAATGTAAATCTGTGGCGCTGGACGATCTAGCAACACCTATTGGTTACATTGAAAGCATGGAAGAGTTTGGGtcgcttcttcagcaattCAAAGATCATTACAAAGACCATGACGTATGGTTCGCTGACATGCCCACGCTATCAACTGCGCTGTTGAAAGAACCGGTAGTCGACTTAGGGGTCTTATACAACAAATTGTTGCAATGCTGGGATTTCGGCGTTGAGGGAGAAGAGTGCATTACGCGGGATATTCTGAAAGGCATAGTTATGAAAAATACTGGCATCTGTAGTGTTtctgctctttcttctaTGATCACTTTAGCCTACGAGCAGCTCGGTCAAGAAAGTCAAAATCTCATTGATGTATGGGACAAGCCGGATCCAATTGAGGAAGATAACACTGTTCCTCAACAGTATTCTTCTCTCTTCCAAAATCATTCTCAAGCCTCTCAAATTCCACCGTCTATAAAATCTTCGCAACACAGCCCTCCCAAAGCTCGCAAACTCAGGGGTAGAAGTCCGCGCGTATCTTCTCAATCTGTTTCGCAGCCAGTACCAAGTACATCAAATGCTTCTGGGAACACTCCGCACACGCTTAAAACACATGCATCAAATGTTTTGCCTGACACTATGACACCTGCATTTACGTTATCATCCGCCTCGCAACATGTACCTACTTTGAGTCAATCCCAAAATTCTCAAcgacaaagaaaaaagaagaagaggcttGGAGGGTTTGGGTAA
- the TRP5 gene encoding tryptophan synthase TRP5 (highly similar to uniprot|P00931 Saccharomyces cerevisiae YGL026C TRP5 tryptophan synthetase), whose amino-acid sequence MAELLRRTFANAKSENRNALVTFMTAGYPRVEDTIPILKGFQDGGVDVIELGMPFSDPIADGPTIQVANTVALQNGVTMTQTLDMVRQARAEGVTVPIILMGYYNPILSYGEQKFIEDAAEAGASGFIIVDLPPEEAIKVRNFVDDKGLSLIPLVAPSTTDQRLELLAQIATSFIYVVSRMGTTGAQTSVADDLTELVERVRKYTKDIPLAVGFGVSTREHFTTVGSVSDGVVIGSKIIKLIEEAKEDERYITAKQYVEGILAGKKHKNLSVNEFKALQTESINAGKKNAAKAADFSEVHKFKATFGDFGGQYVPEALHACLRELEQGFESAVADPIFWKEFRDLYSYIGRPSSLHRAERLSEYCGGAQIWLKREDLNHTGSHKINNALAQVLIAKRLGKKKIIAETGAGQHGVATATACAKFGMECTVFMGAEDVRRQALNVFRMRILGAKVVAVTNGTKTLRDATSEAFRFWVSNLKTTHYVVGSAIGPHPYPILVRTFQSVIGNETKEQFAKLNDGKLPDAIVACVGGGSNSTGMFSPFEKDTSVKFLGVEAGGDGVDTKFHSATLTAGRPGVFHGVKTYVLQDVDGQVHDTHSVSAGLDYPGVGPELASWKASGRATFIAATDAQALEGFKLLSQLEGIIPALESSHAVYGAVQLAKTMDKNQNIIINVSGRGDKDVQSVAEVLPKLGPQIGWDLRFEEDPTAQL is encoded by the coding sequence ATGGCCGAACTACTGAGAAGGACGTTTGCCAACGCCAAATCCGAAAACCGCAATGCCCTTGTTACCTTTATGACAGCCGGCTATCCAAGAGTGGAAGACACCATTCCAATCCTAAAAGGGTTCCAAGATGGAGGCGTTGACGTAATTGAGCTTGGTATGCCTTTTTCCGACCCCATTGCTGATGGCCCAACTATTCAGGTCGCTAATACGGTCGCTCTCCAAAACGGCGTGACTATGACTCAAACTTTGGATATGGTTCGCCAAGCGAGAGCCGAAGGCGTAACTGTGCCGATCATTCTCATGGGATACTACAACCCCATCTTGAGCTATGGAGAGCAGAAGTTTATCGAAGATGCCGCAGAGGCAGGTGCCAGTGGTTTTATCATCGTTGACCTACCTCCAGAAGAAGCCATCAAGGTTAGAAACTTCGTTGATGACAAAGGACTAAGTTTGATTCCACTAGTAGCCCCATCCACAACTGACCAGCGTTTGGAGCTTCTGGCACAAATTGCAACGTCATTTATCTATGTTGTGTCTAGAATGGGCACCACCGGTGCGCAAACCTCTGTTGCTGATGACTTAACAGAACTTGTCGAGCGTGTTCGCAAATATACCAAGGACATTCCGCTCGCGGTCGGATTCGGTGTTTCAACTAGAGAACACTTCACCACGGTTGGATCCGTCTCTGACGGTGTGGTCATTGGCTCTAAAATTATCAAGTTGATCGAGGAGgccaaagaagatgaaagatACATCACTGCTAAGCAATATGTCGAAGGAATCCTCGCCGgcaaaaagcacaaaaacTTATCAGTTAACGAATTCAAGGCACTGCAAACTGAATCCATCAATGCGGGAAAGAAAAACGCAGCTAAAGCCGCTGACTTTAGTGAAGTTCACAAATTCAAGGCGACCTTCGGTGATTTTGGTGGACAGTACGTTCCTGAAGCTCTGCATGCCTGTTTGAGAGAGTTGGAACAAGGCTTCGAAAGCGCTGTTGCTGATCCTATTTTCTGGAAGGAGTTCAGAGACCTATACTCTTACATCGGTCGTCCTTCATCGCTACACAGAGCTGAACGTCTAAGTGAGTACTGCGGCGGTGCCCAGATCTGgttgaaaagagaggaTTTAAACCACACCGGATCTCACAAGATCAACAACGCTTTGGCTCAAGTGCTGATCGCTAAAAGACTGGGTAAAAAGAAGATTATTGCAGAAACCGGTGCAGGTCAACACGGTGTGGCTACTGCCACCGCATGTGCCAAGTTTGGAATGGAATGCACAGTGTTCATGGGTGCCGAAGATGTTCGTCGCCAAGCTCTAAATGTTTTTAGAATGCGCATTCTTGGAGCAAAGGTTGTGGCTGTTACCAACGgtacaaaaactttgaggGATGCTACATCTGAAGCTTTCCGTTTCTGGgtttcaaacttgaaaacaacgCACTACGTTGTAGGCTCCGCTATTGGTCCTCACCCATACCCGATTTTGGTGCGTACTTTCCAGTCAGTTATCGGAaatgaaacaaaagagCAATTCGCAAAGCTTAACGATGGAAAGTTACCCGATGCTATTGTCGCCTGTGTCGGCGGTGGTTCCAACTCTACAGGTATGTTCTCTccctttgaaaaggacACATCAGTTAAGTTCCTGGGTGTTGAAGCTGGTGGCGACGGCGTGGACACTAAATTCCACTCTGCCACTTTGACTGCTGGTAGACCAGGTGTGTTCCACGGCGTTAAAACCTACGTGTTGCAAGACGTTGATGGTCAAGTCCACGATACTCACTCGGTCTCTGCGGGTTTGGATTACCCCGGTGTCGGACCAGAGTTGGCTTCATGGAAGGCTTCAGGACGCGCTACTTTTATAGCAGCCACTGACGCTCAAGCGCTCGAGGGTTTCAAGCTCCTATCGCAATTGGAAGGTATTATTCCTGCTTTGGAATCCTCTCATGCTGTGTATGGCGCTGTTCAATTGGCCAAAACAATGGACAAAAACCAGAATATTATCATTAACGTATCTGGGAGAGGTGACAAAGATGTGCAGAGCGTCGCTGAGGTCCTCCCAAAGCTGGGTCCTCAAATTGGATGGGATCTgagatttgaagaagaccCAACGGCTCAATTGTAA